The DNA segment CCTTGACCGCGAGCAGGGCATCCAACTCCTGGCGCATGAGGGTCAGGTTGTACGCATAGCGCTTGAGGCGCCGCGGCGCGGTGGTGATCGCGGCCGCGACCAGGGCCAGCACGTAGCAGACGAGCGCAGCCGCGGCCAGGCCCTTGACCCCCGCGTGGCCGGCCAGGTAAGCCGGAGGAAACTTGTCGCCAAGGGCCAGCAGCGCCACCAGCACACCCAGCAGCGCGGTGACCAGCTCGATGATGCGCTTGGCCGCACTGTCGAAGAAGTCGAGCTGCTGCTTCTCGATCTCGTCGAAGGTCGCGAGCAGCCGTTCATCGGCCGCGTCGAGCGGCTCGGAGGGCAGCAGGGGGCCGTCCGCGCTCACGTCGCGCCGCCGCAGTTGACCTGCACCTTGACCACCAGCCCGCAGCCGGGCGAGCGGCAGGGCAGGGCCAGGGTGTTCAGCCCCTTCTCCCCGCGGTAGACGACGCGATACTTGGCGCACGCGTCCTGGCGGTTGTACCAACTGATGTGCCCCTTGGAGCACTTGAACGCAAACCGATCCTCGACCGCGTCCGGGGTCGTCGTCGTTTCATCCATGGTTGCATCTCCTGTTGTTGTCTCTGCGCTTCGCCGCGCCGTAATTTACCACAGAGAACGCAGAGAACACAAAGAACACATAATTTGTTAGCTACCAAGACACTCGCGTGTTTGGCGTCACCACAAGGGCTTACCCGCACGCATCGTCGCCAGCGCGGCCTGGAACTGCTCGACCGTAGCGCCGCTGGCATCACGCGACAAACCGGTGCGCTCCAGCACCGTGATCGCCTCAACCATGCGGCGAATGCCATCCGCCGTGCGGTCGAGCTGTTGATACAGCAAGATCGCCATGTTGTTCAGCGTGATCGCTTCCCCGGCGCGGTGGCCCACCGCGCGCCTGATCGGCAGCGCTTCCTCATACAGCGCCAGCGCCCGCTGCGGCTGCCCGATGGCGTCGTACACCCCTGCCATGTTGTTCAGCGTGGTCGCTTCCCCGGCGCGGTCGCCCACCGCGCGCACTGATCGGCAGCGCCTCCGCATACAGCGCCAGCGCCCGCTGCGGCTGCCCGATGGCGTCGTACACCAACGCCATGTTGTTCAGTGTAGCCGCTTCCCCGGCGCGGTCGCCCACCGCACGCCTGATCGGCAGCGCCTCCTCGTACAGCGCCAGCGCCCGCCCCGGCTCCCCGATGGCATAGTACACCGCCGCCATGTTGTTCAGCGTGGCCGCTTCCCCGGCGCGGTCGCCCACGGCGCGCAGGATCGGCAGCGCCTCTCACAGCGCCAGCGCCAGCGCCCGCCCCGGCTCCCCGATGGCGTCGTACACCAACGCCATGTTGTTCAGCGTGGTCGCTTCCCCGGCGCGGTCGCCCACCGCGCGCCTGATCGGCAGCGCCTCCGCATACAGCGCCAGCGCCTGGTCCCGCTCCCCGATGGCATAGTACACCAACGCCATGTTGTTCAGCGTGGTCGCTTCCATGGCGCGGTCGCCCACCGCGCGCAGGATCGGCAGCGCCTCCTCATACAGCGCCAGCGCCCGGTCACGCTCCCCGATGGCATAGTACACCGCCGCCATGTTGTTCAGCGTGGCCGCTTCCCCGGCGCGGTTGCCCACCGCGCGCATGATCGGCAGCGCCTCCTCAAAAAGCGCCAGCGCCCGCGCCGGCTGTCCGATGGCAAGATACACCCCTGCCATGTTGTTCAGCGTGGTCGCTCCCCGGCTCCACCGGTCGCCCACCGCGCGCAGGATCGGCAGCGCCTCCTCAAAAAGCGCCAGCGCCCGGTCCCGCTCCCCGATGGCATAGTACACCGCCGCCATGTTGTTCAGCGCTTCCAGCTCCAGCCGCGGGTAGTGACCGCGGGCACGGTCGAGGGCTTGCGTGGTCAAGGCCAAGCCCGCTTGGTGGTCGCCCAGGCGCTGGCTGATCCAGCCCCAGTGCAGCCAGAAGTAGCCTTGCGCCTCGCCCTCGACAAACGCCATGCCGCGGCGCAAGTCATCGGCCGCCTGTTGTGCGAAGGTGACGCTGCGCTCCTCGCCGCCAATAATGCCGTCATACAGCGTGCGCGCCAGGCCAGCGGTCGCGGCGCCAAAGCGCGCCTGCAACACGCCGGCCGCGGTGGCCGCGGGCAGGTAGGCTTCCAGGTAGGCGCGCACCACCGGCAGCAGGTGATAGAACAGCACGTCGCCCTCGCGCACCGCGTAGACGCGGCGTTCGAGCAGGCCGCGCTGCCAGAGGGTGTAGAGACGGTCAAGGATGGTCTGCTGCGCCGCCGCCTGATCATCCGGCGCGAGGATAGCCGCGGCCGTCTCCGGCAGGAAGGGTGCGTGGAAGATCCACAGGTCGCTGAACAGGCCGGTCAGGTCCACATTCAGCATGCGCACGCTGGTCTCCAGGCAGGCGTAGAGGGTGGATTGGCGGTGGTCGGCGCCTTTATAGCGGTCGGCCGCGGCCAGCAGGTGCTTCTCGGTTGCCGCGGCAAAAGCGGCCAGTGGAATCTGCCCGGCGTTGAACGCGCCGCCCAGCAGGCGCAGACTGAGCGGGTGCCCGTCGACGCGGCGGCTGAGGCCCTCGGCCAGGGGCAGGTCTATCTCGTGCTGGCGCTGCGGCGCGCTCTGTGCAAAGAGGCGGCCGCCCACGGCCGGCTCCAGCCCGCCCAATTCCAGGCTCTCCTCGCCCGGCCAGCCCAGGTGACGCCGCGAGGTGACGAGCAGCCCTGCGCCGGAACCGGCCAGGCCGCCGCGCAGGAAATCGGCCAGGTCGCGGGCAGCCGCGTCATTGGCCTCCACGGCCTCCACCAGGGTCTCCGCGTTGTCGAGCACGAGCAGGGTGCGCGGCTGGCCGACGCGCACCGCCACCCGGCGCTCCAGCTCCGCGGGGTCGGGATGGTCGTCGCCGGCCACGGCGAGGAAGCGGCCGAGCTGGGCCACGAACGCGGCGCGCGTGGGCAGGTTTTCCAACGCGATGCCCCAGGCGCCGCCCGGCCAGGCAAAGCCAAAGCGTTCCACCGCCTCGCGCGCGAGCGCGGTTTTGCCCAGGCCCCCGCCGCCGTGAATCGTCAACAGCCGCGGCCGGCGGTCGCCGGTCAGCGCCGCGCCCAGGGTGCGCAGCTCGGCCGTGCGCCCCTGGAACCCACCCTCCGCGCGCGGCAGCGCACCCACGGCCAGCGGCGGCTGGTTTTCCAGCACGCGTGGGATGCCGGCGGCGGTCGCCTGACCGGGCGCGGGCGCAGCCAGGCTGGTGTAGAGCACCGGCACGCCCACCGCCCAGGAAAAGAGGCTGCTGGCGGCGACGGCCAGCCGCGCCTGGTAAACCGCCTCCTCGACAGAACTGCCCGTGGTCAGCTCGTCGTAGAGCACGCGCGAGAACGTGCGCGCATCGTCGTCGCTGACGTTGAACTGCATGCCCAGGGCGTAGGGGATGCCCTGGTTCACCAAGAGGCCGGCCAGGTTGCTGAAGATCGTCGTGCCCGGCCGGGCGCTCACGCACGCGTTGAGCGTCACCAGGAACGCGGCGCCACGCACACGGCGCACAAAATCGGCCGCCGTGACCGCATCGAGGCGGCCGTCGTCCTTCTCGAATAAGAGCCGCGCCTGCCCCTCATGCTGACCACCGTGGCCCATGAAGTGGATGATGCGGCCATGCTGGCCCGCCACCAGGCGCCGCGTCTGCTCCAGGGTGGGGGGCCGCGTGCGCTCCAGCGTCACGGCCGCGGGCGCTTCGCGCACCACCTCGGCCAGGCGCCGCCATTCGCCCTCGATGTTGAGCGGCGGCAGGTCGTCCTCCAACGGCTGCGATGGCACCGCGACGATGTGCAAATTGCCGTCGCGGGCGGGTGGGGGGAGGCGGCGATCCGCGGGCAGGCCGCGCAGCAGATGATGGTCGCACACCAGGAAGCCATCCGACCCGTAGGTCAACTCCCACGGCACGGCCTGGACGGCGTCATCGGTGGTCACCAACAGCAGGTGGCCGGGCAAGGGGAGCGCGGTCAACGCCTGGGCAGCCGGGGAGCCGGCAGGGAAGAGGGCACGGTAAACCAACTTTCCATAAGTAATTGGGTCATGCAGCGGCTGCGGCGGCCGGCCGGGAATCGTCTCGTCCGGCGCCAGCGTGCGCAGGTCGAACGCATGGGAGGATACGCCGTCGCAGGTGACGGTCACGTGGGAATCAGACGTGCGGGTTAGGGTGAGTTCCATGGGACAGAAATTCTGAATGATGAATGCTGAATGATGAATAGGAGGGGGATGATCGTTTACAGTGTAATGGGAGAGAGAAGGATTGTCAAATCAATCAGATATTGCGCCATATCTCAGTATGATTGTTTGTTTTGGCAGAACATTTGTTTTGTTTCATAATAGATGTCATCACAGATGATGCTTCGGCAGTCATTGATTTGGAGCCTGACTCAATGAGTAACATGCATGGCTATCACGGACGATTGAACCGCCTGGTTGATGACATTCTCGCCGCGAATCCAGATGAAGCGCCGACATATTATCGTTACCTGGCAGCTCTGCGAAGCGGCGGCTTCGAGGCCTGGTATGTGGACATTGTTGGATTTGTCTCCATGACAA comes from the Candidatus Amarolinea dominans genome and includes:
- a CDS encoding tetratricopeptide repeat protein; amino-acid sequence: MRRRCRSVRAVGDRAGEATTLNNMAGVYDAIGQPQRALALYEEALPIRRAVGHRAGEAITLNNMAILLYQQLDRTADGIRRMVEAITVLERTGLSRDASGATVEQFQAALATMRAGKPLW
- a CDS encoding tetratricopeptide repeat protein; translated protein: MELTLTRTSDSHVTVTCDGVSSHAFDLRTLAPDETIPGRPPQPLHDPITYGKLVYRALFPAGSPAAQALTALPLPGHLLLVTTDDAVQAVPWELTYGSDGFLVCDHHLLRGLPADRRLPPPARDGNLHIVAVPSQPLEDDLPPLNIEGEWRRLAEVVREAPAAVTLERTRPPTLEQTRRLVAGQHGRIIHFMGHGGQHEGQARLLFEKDDGRLDAVTAADFVRRVRGAAFLVTLNACVSARPGTTIFSNLAGLLVNQGIPYALGMQFNVSDDDARTFSRVLYDELTTGSSVEEAVYQARLAVAASSLFSWAVGVPVLYTSLAAPAPGQATAAGIPRVLENQPPLAVGALPRAEGGFQGRTAELRTLGAALTGDRRPRLLTIHGGGGLGKTALAREAVERFGFAWPGGAWGIALENLPTRAAFVAQLGRFLAVAGDDHPDPAELERRVAVRVGQPRTLLVLDNAETLVEAVEANDAAARDLADFLRGGLAGSGAGLLVTSRRHLGWPGEESLELGGLEPAVGGRLFAQSAPQRQHEIDLPLAEGLSRRVDGHPLSLRLLGGAFNAGQIPLAAFAAATEKHLLAAADRYKGADHRQSTLYACLETSVRMLNVDLTGLFSDLWIFHAPFLPETAAAILAPDDQAAAQQTILDRLYTLWQRGLLERRVYAVREGDVLFYHLLPVVRAYLEAYLPAATAAGVLQARFGAATAGLARTLYDGIIGGEERSVTFAQQAADDLRRGMAFVEGEAQGYFWLHWGWISQRLGDHQAGLALTTQALDRARGHYPRLELEALNNMAAVYYAIGERDRALALFEEALPILRAVGDRWSRGATTLNNMAGVYLAIGQPARALALFEEALPIMRAVGNRAGEAATLNNMAAVYYAIGERDRALALYEEALPILRAVGDRAMEATTLNNMALVYYAIGERDQALALYAEALPIRRAVGDRAGEATTLNNMALVYDAIGEPGRALALAL